The Brachyhypopomus gauderio isolate BG-103 chromosome 17, BGAUD_0.2, whole genome shotgun sequence genome includes a window with the following:
- the arhgap11a gene encoding rho GTPase-activating protein 11A isoform X1 produces MKTVERNVVRLAVVQHLRAAYGIKTKNWNKCKTNSIKAAACNSVKVFGIALESLPHCYVLDYGDIPCFVADACTCLMGHLDTEGLFRKSGSIVRMKELRAKLEQAVECLPTALPLDVAGLLKLFFRELPEPVLTTELHSSFLKAQELPTVEEKTSATLLLSCVLPHENVNVLRFFLGFLRRVSLRCAENKMDSSNLSVIFAPTLFHGGEGTEKMNATTEKRLKLEAAVVQCLIDNAQDLGAVPDFLLAKIPAMLGCEAGVFSPSDALEEGSASSGVKRRSRRSLGDMVNGALNKFKSSRTPSNTPQSDGTVLSLGTPVIMTPKRKLPTESAQSYGFSNKKRRSIKKNLGLDLLPSTLFGGTSTPESVHSVAGSLDSSQHATPSVGRSSRLTASSARRKSRRLLHRNIGRVESGKAGCFSPRVTKKEATRKSLRLRFSLGKMNRDCSVISHSQPVPKASEVIGWRLATQESVTSFHFQDNVFNPAVLTNTSNSKGSKYISKSEDNLLTPCKTNEPWSGETPDGRRFLDTPANVYLKTSYRSEPSIVVSKPLAVIPKGLCCATSAESLASSDSFGEKHPHLKMRGVHDEPGNVFLDPDQGRREGAKERKGSACVNVISESYKSSVASESLSELKEMSSVHVPQKNLVDDCSVTFEQSQLGSLSPLHIDSAVFEHDAEDNVVFSKNMQESSLVAENGRNSLLMDSSAGPADGSRLVDALDIQSPMAFKVKSAITVQSTPLSARGQTEEPALSQHEEIMGPWQLNKLSEHWDQCGEPTHNEQECVGGSTEPGRLRVADHVKRFNRLVLTSPKAKVARSPVKFQRTPVRQSVRRINSLLGQRKETRSGWCAASQHTVMKSVSLESGLSIGTPQPPKATEVSCQPLGDEGVFLKPKLPVPPKKKGTCYGIRHCALEDVTNTMAPKVKGSVMSEVQTSVPLQPAEKVMSHYRGSPRNPLTQGKLLSAMKPLDL; encoded by the exons ATGAAGACCGTGGAAAGGAACGTCGTGCGGCTCGCAGTAGTCCAGCATCTCCGCGCCGCCTACGGGATAAAAACGAAGAACTGGAACAAATGCAAAACCAACAGCATCAAGGCGGCCGCTTGCAATTCG GTGAAGGTTTTTGGGATAGCCTTGGAAAGTCTACCACATTGTTATGTGCTAGACTATGGAGACATACCCTG CTTCGTTGCGGATGCCTGTACATGTCTTATGGGCCATCTGGACACAGAGGGCCTGTTCAGAAAATCAGGCTCCATTGTTCGGATGAAGGAGCTCAGG GCAAAGTTGGAGCAGGCCGTGGAGTGTCTGCCTACTGCCCTCCCGCTGGATGTTGCCGGCCTCCTCAAGCTGTTCTTTCGTGAACTGCCTGAGCCAGTCCTGACCACAGAATTGCACAGCAGCTTTCTGAAGGCCCAGGAGCTGCCCACAGTGGAGGAGAAGACCTCGGCCACCCTCCTGCTCTCCTGCGTCCTGCCTCATGAGAATGTGAACGTGCTTCGCTTTTTTCTTGGCTTCCTGAGGAGAGTCTCCCTGAG ATGTGCTGAAAACAAGATGGACAGCAGTAATCTGTCTGTAATCTTCGCTCCAACCCTCTTCCATGGTGGTGAAGGCACAGAGAAGATGAACGCTACCACTGAGAAGAGACTAAAGCTGGAGGCTGCTGTTGTGCAGTGCCTCATTGATAATGCTCAGGACTTGG GAGCGGTGCCAGATTTCCTCCTTGCAAAAATTCCAGCCATGCTGGGTTGTGAGGCTGGAGTCTTCTCCCCTTCAGACGCCTTGGAGGAGGGGAGTGCGTCCTCAGGTGTGAAGAGAAGAAGCAGGCGCAGcctaggag ATATGGTAAACGGAGCTCTGAATAAGTTTAAAAGTAGTAGAACCCCTTCAAATACACCTCAGTCTGATGGAACAG TCCTTTCACTTGGCACGCCTGTTATCATGACGCCCAAGCGCAAACTGCCCACAGAGTCTGCACAAAGCTATGGGTTCTCCAACAAGAAGCGCAGGTCTATCAAGAAGAACCTTGGTCTGGATCTCCTCCCCAGTACCTTGTTTGGAGGAACATCCACACCTGAATCAG TGCACAGTGTGGCTGGGTCCCTCGACTCCTCCCAGCACGCCACACCATCTGTGGGGAGAAGCAGCAGACTCACTGCCAGCTCAGCACGGAGGAAGAGCAGGAGACTCCTCCACAGGAACATCGGCAG GGTTGAATCAGGGAAGGCTGGCTGCTTTTCTCCAAGAGTGACAAAAAAAGAGGCAACGAGAAAGTCTCTCCGTCTGCGTTTCAGCCTCGGGAAGATGAACCGTGATTGT AGTGTCATTTCACATTCTCAGCCGGTGCCAAAGGCGTCAGAGGTCATTGGTTGGCGTCTGGCGACACAAGAAAGTGTTACCAGTTTTCACTTCCAAGACAATGTATTTAATCCAGCTGTTTTGACAAACACCAGCAATTCAAAAG GATCCAAGTACATCAGCAAGTCTGAAGACAACCTGCTGACCCCATGCAAGACAAATGAACCTTGGAGCGGGGAAACTCCAGATGGCAGACGCTTTCTTGATACTCCCGCAAATGTGTACCTCAAGACCAGCTACCGCTCAGAACCTTCCATTGTTGTGAGCAAGCCCCTTGCAGTCATCCCAAAGGGCCTTTGCTGTGCTACCAGTGCAGAGAGCTTGGCTAGTTCGGACTCATTTGGTGAAAAACACCCTCATCTTAAAATGAGAGGAGTTCATGACGAACCTGGCAATGTCTTTCTCGATCCAGACCAAGGCCGCCGAGAAGGAGCCAAAGAGAGAAAAGGATCTGCTTGTGTGAATGTTATCTCTGAGTCTTATAAGTCATCTGTGGCATCAGAAAGCTTAAGTGAGCTAAAAGAAATGTCTTCGGTACATGTTCCACAGAAAAACCTGGTAGATGATTGCAGTGTCACCTTTGAACAATCTCAGCTTGGTTCCTTGTCTCCGCTTCACATAGACAGTGCTGTGTTTGAGCATGACGCTGAAGACAACGTAGTCTTCTCAAAGAACATGCAAGAAAGCTCACTAGTTGCTGAAAATGGTAGGAATTCCTTGTTAATGGACAGTTCAGCAGGTCCTGCAGACGGCAGCAGGCTGGTAGATGCCCTAGACATCCAAAGTCCTATGGCCTTCAAGGTCAAGAGTGCCATCACTGTTCAGTCTACGCCACTCTCGGCAAGAGGGCAAACAGAGGAGCCTGCCCTGTCCCAGCACGAGGAGATCATGGGGCCGTGGCAGTTGAACAAGCTTTCAGAACACTGGGATCAGTGTGGTGAGCCTACACACAATGAGCAAGAGTGTGTTGGGGGTTCCACTGAGCCCGGACGGTTGAGAGTGGCTGACCACGTGAAGCGATTCAACAGGCTCGTGCTCACCTCGCCCAAAGCCAAAGTGGCTCGATCTCCTGTAAAGTTCCAGCGGACACCCGTGCGGCAGTCGGTCAGGAGGATCAACTCCCTGCTAGGGCAGAGGAAAGAGACCCGGTCTGGATGGTGTGCTGCTAGCCAGCATACTGTCATGAAATCAGTGAGTCTAGAAAGTGGCCTGTCCATTGGTACGCCACAGCCTCCCAAAGCCACAGAAGTCTCCTGCCAGCCTCTGGGCGATGAGGGTGTCTTCCTAAAACCAAAGCTACCAGTACCTCCCAAAAAGAAAGGCACTTGCTATGGAATTAGGCATTGTGCTCTGGAAGATGTAACCAATACAATGGCACCCAAGGTGAAGGGCAGCGTCATGTCTGAAGTTCAGACGTCTGTCCCGCTTCAGCCAGCTGAGAAGGTTATGAGTCACTACAGGGGTTCACCCAGGAACCCTTTGACTCAGGGGAAGCTGCTCTCAGCTATGAAACCTCTAGACCTTTAG